ACAAACCGGACAGATTGTGTGCTACAAACCGGACATATCACGTGTTACTAACAGTTATTACCTTTTTTGTTGATTAACCTTCGTATTTTTGCTTTAATAACATATAAAAGAGAACTTTGTATAATGTAGGGAAATTGTCAGATATGCCGGAAGCCTGTCCTCGACCTGATCGAGGAATGGTCTCCAGCTTTTTCAGCTCAAGAAGGGGGGTGACACGGGACACAAGACCGATGCCATCCGGAAGCGGATGGGAGAGTTTTTGTGAGTTGTTGGGGCAAGGATGACGAAATTTCTTGACTTCAAAAATGGATGGATATAATTAATACACCTTTTGTTTGTCAGTTATGGTATGGTGGGAGTAGTTCTGGTCAGTTTATTTAAATTTTCAACGAAAGGAGAGCGTTATGATGCACAAATTAAGGTATCGGAATCTACTTATGTTTATCGCTGTGGTTGCCATGGGGGTTTCTGTTACTTCCTGTGGTCCGAAGGCGGCAAAACCTGTAGGTGAGATGGATACACCTGAACATCATTTTTATACAGGTATGAAGTTTCTGGATGAGGGGAAGTATCCGGCTGCCGAGGGTGAGTTCAATCGGGCTATCCAACTTGCTCCCAAGTTCTCCAGGGCGTATGCAGGTAACGGTTTGGTGAAGGCTTATCAGGGTGCATTCAAAGGTGCCTCTGAATCTATGTCCAAGGCTTGGAAATATGCCAGGAAAGATGAAGAAAAGGTCTTTGTTCATGTGAGTAAAATAAGACTTTACACGAGGAGCAAGGCCGACAAGGATTGGCTTGAAGATGCAAAAGGTGAATTTCAAGATGCGATCAAGCTCGATCCGAAATCATCGGCTGCCTGTTATTTCATGGGAATGGCTTACAAGGAGGCGCTGGACTTCAATCAGGCCGGTCAGATGTTCAGCAGGGTTCTTGATCTTAAGGGTGATTATGTAGATAAGGCGGACAAACAATGGAAACTGGTTCAGAAGATACAGAGGGCCATGCCGGGGACGATTACGGGGAAAAAGATAGCGGTTGTTGAACGCATCACCAGGGCCGATGCGGCGGCTTTATTTATGGAAGAGCTGAAGATTGATGTTCTTTATAAGAAGAGGACACCCAGGACCTTTGATACTGCCTTTAAGGATCCGGAAAAGGCCAAAGCAATGGCGGAAAAACCCACCTTGACAGCCACTGACATTGCCAACCATCCGTTAAAGGCCGACATAGAAGGAATTCTTAAAATAGGGGTCCGGGGACTGGAAAATCGCCATGATGGCTCATTCTATCCGGATGATTTCATAGACCGGGCGACCTATGCGATGATGATCGAGGATATCCTGATCAAAGTAACGGGTGACAATAGCCTGGCGACCAAATTTATCGGAAGCACATCTCCCTTTCCCGATTTGAGGCCTGATGTTCCTTATTTTAATGCCGTGATGGTGGTAACATCGAGAGGAATTATGGAAGCTGTGGACATCACCTCCGGTGAGTTTGCCCCCCAGAATCCTGTGCCGGGTGTGGAAGCCCTTTTAATCATCAGGAAGATTAAGGAAGAGTTGAAAATTTTTTAGGTTCGGGAATCAGCAAAGGGCTGAGGGCTGAAAAGCGTTGGCCCTTTTCTACCCTCGGATGGCCGGACCAGACAGATGTGTTAATAATTTTAAATGATTATAAACTATTCTCTTATTTCTTCAAAGACTTTTTTGGCTTAGGCGGTAAAAGCAAACAAGCCTGAAATAAATGGTTAAATAAGTCTTCTTCATGGAAACGTCTATTTAACCTATAAACGTATTCAGCGATATACCCGTCGATATGATTTTTACCGACATAATGGTGGGTACCCAAAAGAAAACGTTTCAGGTTTCCAATAACAACATGCACCCACGGAAACAATTTGCCAGCTGCCTTTCCTCCTCCCGTAATTATAATATCGTGATAAAACCCCTTTTTCCTCCCCTTCAGTCTAATGTCTGGATCACAAATCAGACCAATCATCTTTCCCTCCTGCAGGGAAGTTCTATCGTAAAGGTAGATCCTTTGCCCACCTTACTCGCAGCATAAATGTCTCCCCCATGTCTCTTGACAATCTCATGGGATATATAGAGACCCAATCCCGTACCCTCGCCAACCGGTTTGGTGGTAAAAAAGGGTTTAAAAATGTCCTTAAGTTCATCGCGGGAAATCCCCTTTCCGGTATCCTGACATTCGACAACGACGGTATCTGTTTTACTCCTGTGACCTGTGGTCAATGTAATTTTACCACCTTCCTCAGGTAACGATTGCAGGGCGTTTTTGATCACATTGATGAACACTTGGCCCAGATTAGCAAAGTTTCCCTCTACATCCGGCAAATTTTCGGCAAATTTTCTTTCGATTTCAACAGGAAGATATTTGTACTGATTGTACAAAACCCTCAGAGCATCATCAATGACGATATTGATATTGACGGGTTCGACATATGTCTTTTTCTGGCGGGAGATATCCAGCAAACTCTTTACGATATCCCCGGCCCGCTTCAACTCTCTTAATGAGAACATTATATCATTCAACACCTCGTCCCGGTTTCCTTTCCCCACCTCCCACTCATTGATATAATCTATACTGGTCTGGATGAGGCTTGAGGCACTGGACAAGGGGTTATTCAGTTCATGGGCCGTGCCGGCAACAAGTTGCCCGATTGCCGCAAGGCTCTCCGATTGGATAAGCTGTTCCTGTGTCCTCTCCTTTTCTTCTAATGCCTGGCGGAGAGCGGCTGTTCTTTTTTCCACTTCCCTTTCCAGATCGAGATTGAGCTTTTCCAGCTCTTCATAGGTTCTCGCATTCTCTATGGCCGTTGCGCCCTGGTTTGCAATGGTGGTGAGAAGTTCCAGATCCTCATGAACAAATAACTCCCCCGATTTCTTCTGCCCCAGGGCGATCATGCCGATCAATCTATCCCTCGAGACCATAGGAATAATCAGTGATGCATGTATAATATCGAAAATATGAAGGATCTGATCTTTTTCATCTGGATGGGCAATGGGCTTTTCCTCAAGGAGGGGTTTACTCAACGGTCTTTTGTGTCTCGTGAGAAATGCAACAATGGGATGAGTATCATCAAACAGGACCTGTCCCGACCCATCCGGGGGAGGGGGCTCATCCCCATTTGCACAAAGCTGGAAATGCCCTTTCTCGTTGTCATAGATCAACAGGCTAACATTGGTGACCTGTAAAGCGGCGGCGATAGATTGCAGTAAAAGATCTTCGATCTGGTGAAATCTCAACAGTGATGCCATCTCTCCGCTGATCTCTTTCAGGAGCTTTTGATAATCGTACTTCCCCCTGTAAAAAAGATTATCTATAAATGTCTGCACCCTCTCTCTCAAGGGATTGAACAACAGGACCATCATCAAAGCGAGAACAAAGGGGAGAATTACGGCGTTGCTGTTATCTCCATATCCCATAAAAAAGGCATGGAAGAGATAAATGATCAACACATAGAGGATAGTAAGGATACCTGTCAGGATAAAATAGACCGTCCCCCTTCTGATCACCATACCGATATCGAGAAGGTCATATTTGAGTACACCAAAGGCCAGAAAAATGGCAGGGATAAAGCTGAAATTACCCATGGGATAAATGTTAAAACCACTGACCGGCAGGATGTCGAGGGCAAGAAACAGGGCGGTGAAGCCCAATCCACCGAGGATGTATTTTATTCTGTTTTTCTGCAGATTATCCTTCGCCTTCTCCATGCCCATGAACAGGGTGAAGATACAATAGATTACCGTAAAGGCGGCCATTGCCGAAAAGGCATGGTAGACCGGACCTGCTTTAGCGATTATCCCAAAATCGTAATAATGAAATCCACTGATGAAAAGGTCGGAAGGAATAAAAAAAAGGAAGAGCAAGCTGGCAATGTAGGCGAGATACTCAAGCCATTTTCGCCCCGAAATACAGAGAAAGGAATGAACAAACTGAATATAAAGGGGCAGACTGAAGACAAAGAAAAGATATGTTGCCCTGTCCACTTTGAGGGCCAGTGTTTTGTCCGGAATCACAGAAATGAGGGCAACATCGGCATTGATGATGGCGCCCAGAATACATATTCCCGAGAATAGGATGTTTGTGCGGTTTTTCCTGCCCCGGAAAAAGGAAATCAGGGCAAGGCAGGAGAGGACGAAAAAACCGAGAATCGGGGGAATGGCATAAAACGTCCGCAGGAAGTTTTGCAACATGTTCCCCTACCTCAACCTGCCTTCCACCAAGACAGCTCTTACACTGCCGTTTGTGGACATGATCGCCAACTGGATCGCGCAAAAAATTGGTAGCGGGGGGTGGATTCGAACCACCGACCTTTGGGTTATGAGCCCAACGAGCTACCGGACTGCTCCACCCCGCGTCATTAATGCATCTCTATTTAGACCATCATCCTGTCATTTGTCAAGGATGTTTTTTTATAGGGGGTTATTTTGCTGCGGGAAAAGAAAGCACAAAAAGCAGGGTTTCATCTATTGACAAGTTGTCATCAGTTCTGTATTGCGTATTACTGAGATGGTATGTTCGTTCGCCATTGTTGTTAGTATGGACGATATAGATAAAAAGATACTGAACATTATCCAGACAGATTTTCCTGTCGGGGCCGAACCCTTTAAAGTGATTGCCTCCCTGGCCGGTATCAGTGAGGAAGAATCTTTAGAACGGATCAAAAGGCTGAAAGATGATGGGATTATCCGGAGAATTGGGGCGGTATTTAATGCACGCAAAATCGGGTTTGTGAGCACACTCTGTGCCGCTAAGGTTCCCGAAGAAAAAATAAAGGCCTTTGTTGAGACCGTCAATGCCTATCCTGGTGTTACCCACAATTACAGGAGAAATCATGAATACAACGTGTGGTTTACTGTAATCGCGCCTTCGGAGGAAGAACTGAAAAGATTCCTCGCAGAGATCACCGAGAGGACTGGCGTCATTGAGGTTTTAAGTATGCGTGCTTCACGGATCTTCAAGATCAATGCAAGCTTTGAACTATAGGGACCAGGGAAAAATCAGATTGGAGATAGGAAAAAGGAAAGTCTTATGAGCGAGGAAACGAAGAGACCCACATTATTCCTGGTTGATGGCAGTAATTATATTTATCGCGCCTTTTATGCCATCAGGGATCTTTCCAATTCCAAGGGATTCCCCACCAATGCCATCTATGGATTTACCACGATGCTAATCAAGCTCCTCCGTGAGTGGCAGCCCGAATTTATCGCCGTTGCCTTCGACCTCAAAGGCCCCACCTTTCGCCATGAATCCTATGAACAGTACAAGGCAACCCGGAAGGCCACACCGGATGTGCTGGTCTCCCAGATTCCGTTCATCAAGGATGTCGTCCGGGGATTCTCCATCCCTGTTTTAGAGAAAGAGGGAATCGAGGCCGACGACATTATTGGAACGCTGGCGAAGACACACGCCGGGACAGGAATGAAAACCGTTATCGTTTCGGGAGATAAAGACCTGCTCCAACTCGTATCAGAGGATATCATCATGATAGATACGATGAAGGATAAGACCTATGATTGCGAAGCTGTAAAAGTTCGCTTCGGATGCGAACCGGAAAAGGTGGTGGAGATCCTCGGCCTCATGGGGGATGCGTCCGATAATATCCCCGGTGTCCCAGGGATTGGTCTGAAGACCGCCCAGAGGTTGATTGAGGAATACGGGACGATGGAAGAGGTTCTGAAAAATGTGGACCGGATCAGGAATGCAGTGGCAAAGGAAAATATCCGGAAATTCGCCGACCAGGCCAGGCTTAGCCGCGAGTTGGCTATAATCAAAACGGATGCCCGGATAGATTTCGCTCTGGAAAGTTGCCGCTATTCCGGTCCCGACAGGGATGTTTTAAAAAAGTTGTTTATGGAATTTGAATTTTCATCTCTCCTTGATGAGCTGAAAATCAGGGAGGATGCTATGACAGGGGAATATCACCTGATCCTGAAAACAGAGGGACTTGCGGCATTGGTAGAGAGACTGAAGGAGACAAGAGAGGTTTCCTTTGACATTACAATGACCTCCGATGTACCGATGCGGGCTGACATCGTAGGCTTATCTATCTGTCCGTGCAAGCAAGAGGCATGGTATATACCGGTTGCCCATGACTGTGATGGTGCGCCGGTTCAGCTCAGGAAGTCTGATGTTCTTAAAGCTTTGTCCCCTTTTCTTTCTGATGAAGTTACCAAAAAAAATAGCCACGATATGAAAAATATACTGATTATCCTGGCCAGAAACGGGATTGACCTGAGGGGTCTCGGGTGCGACACGATGGTGGCCTCTTATGTCCTGAACCCCACGAAGCATAGCTTTGATTTAGCCGATGTAGTGAGAGATCACCTCCATCGTCAGATTGTCTCCACCAAAGATTTAATTGGCAGTGGGGTCAGGTTAATCCCTTTCAGTTCTGTTTCTCTGGAGAAGATGGTGAATTATGCCTGCCAGCGGGTGGATGCGGTTTTTGGACTTTCCTCAGTTCTCTCCCAGAGAATTGACCAGGAAGGATTCAATGAACTCTTTTACCAGGTGGAGATGCCCCTCATCCCTGTCCTGGCCTCAATGGAGAAAAGGGGTGTGTTGCTGGATCTTCCCCTACTGAAGACTATGTCGAAGGAGATCGAACAATTGCTGTCTCTTTCTGAAGAGAAGATTTATCGGTTGGCCGGGGAGAGATTCAATATCGCCTCACCCAAACAGCTCCAGGGTATCCTCTTTGACAGGCTCGGACTTCCCAGAGGTAAAAAGACCAAGGAGGGGTATTCTACCGACGTGGAGGT
This window of the Syntrophales bacterium genome carries:
- a CDS encoding transposase — translated: MIGLICDPDIRLKGRKKGFYHDIIITGGGKAAGKLFPWVHVVIGNLKRFLLGTHHYVGKNHIDGYIAEYVYRLNRRFHEEDLFNHLFQACLLLPPKPKKSLKK
- a CDS encoding ATP-binding protein, whose product is MLQNFLRTFYAIPPILGFFVLSCLALISFFRGRKNRTNILFSGICILGAIINADVALISVIPDKTLALKVDRATYLFFVFSLPLYIQFVHSFLCISGRKWLEYLAYIASLLFLFFIPSDLFISGFHYYDFGIIAKAGPVYHAFSAMAAFTVIYCIFTLFMGMEKAKDNLQKNRIKYILGGLGFTALFLALDILPVSGFNIYPMGNFSFIPAIFLAFGVLKYDLLDIGMVIRRGTVYFILTGILTILYVLIIYLFHAFFMGYGDNSNAVILPFVLALMMVLLFNPLRERVQTFIDNLFYRGKYDYQKLLKEISGEMASLLRFHQIEDLLLQSIAAALQVTNVSLLIYDNEKGHFQLCANGDEPPPPDGSGQVLFDDTHPIVAFLTRHKRPLSKPLLEEKPIAHPDEKDQILHIFDIIHASLIIPMVSRDRLIGMIALGQKKSGELFVHEDLELLTTIANQGATAIENARTYEELEKLNLDLEREVEKRTAALRQALEEKERTQEQLIQSESLAAIGQLVAGTAHELNNPLSSASSLIQTSIDYINEWEVGKGNRDEVLNDIMFSLRELKRAGDIVKSLLDISRQKKTYVEPVNINIVIDDALRVLYNQYKYLPVEIERKFAENLPDVEGNFANLGQVFINVIKNALQSLPEEGGKITLTTGHRSKTDTVVVECQDTGKGISRDELKDIFKPFFTTKPVGEGTGLGLYISHEIVKRHGGDIYAASKVGKGSTFTIELPCRRER
- a CDS encoding AsnC family transcriptional regulator — encoded protein: MVCSFAIVVSMDDIDKKILNIIQTDFPVGAEPFKVIASLAGISEEESLERIKRLKDDGIIRRIGAVFNARKIGFVSTLCAAKVPEEKIKAFVETVNAYPGVTHNYRRNHEYNVWFTVIAPSEEELKRFLAEITERTGVIEVLSMRASRIFKINASFEL
- the polA gene encoding DNA polymerase I, producing MSEETKRPTLFLVDGSNYIYRAFYAIRDLSNSKGFPTNAIYGFTTMLIKLLREWQPEFIAVAFDLKGPTFRHESYEQYKATRKATPDVLVSQIPFIKDVVRGFSIPVLEKEGIEADDIIGTLAKTHAGTGMKTVIVSGDKDLLQLVSEDIIMIDTMKDKTYDCEAVKVRFGCEPEKVVEILGLMGDASDNIPGVPGIGLKTAQRLIEEYGTMEEVLKNVDRIRNAVAKENIRKFADQARLSRELAIIKTDARIDFALESCRYSGPDRDVLKKLFMEFEFSSLLDELKIREDAMTGEYHLILKTEGLAALVERLKETREVSFDITMTSDVPMRADIVGLSICPCKQEAWYIPVAHDCDGAPVQLRKSDVLKALSPFLSDEVTKKNSHDMKNILIILARNGIDLRGLGCDTMVASYVLNPTKHSFDLADVVRDHLHRQIVSTKDLIGSGVRLIPFSSVSLEKMVNYACQRVDAVFGLSSVLSQRIDQEGFNELFYQVEMPLIPVLASMEKRGVLLDLPLLKTMSKEIEQLLSLSEEKIYRLAGERFNIASPKQLQGILFDRLGLPRGKKTKEGYSTDVEVLTFLARNHELPAEILAYRSMAKLKSTYIDALPLLINPETGRIHTSYNQTVTATGRLSSSNPNLQNIPIRTLEGKRIRQAFIAPEGWEIVSADYSQIELRVLAHLSEDSALIEAFAAGEDIHSRTASDIFGVFPEMINEDMRRQAKVINFGVLYGMSAFGLARELGVSQKLAQAYIDGYFNKYRGVRAYLDGILEKARQDGFVSTLLARRRYIPEINSGNFSVRQFAERMAINTPIQGTAADLIKVAMLNISRRLAERNLSACMIMQVHDELVFEALLTERDEVMALVKEEMEGVIKLQVPLKVDIASGKNWG
- a CDS encoding S-layer homology domain-containing protein, with the protein product MMHKLRYRNLLMFIAVVAMGVSVTSCGPKAAKPVGEMDTPEHHFYTGMKFLDEGKYPAAEGEFNRAIQLAPKFSRAYAGNGLVKAYQGAFKGASESMSKAWKYARKDEEKVFVHVSKIRLYTRSKADKDWLEDAKGEFQDAIKLDPKSSAACYFMGMAYKEALDFNQAGQMFSRVLDLKGDYVDKADKQWKLVQKIQRAMPGTITGKKIAVVERITRADAAALFMEELKIDVLYKKRTPRTFDTAFKDPEKAKAMAEKPTLTATDIANHPLKADIEGILKIGVRGLENRHDGSFYPDDFIDRATYAMMIEDILIKVTGDNSLATKFIGSTSPFPDLRPDVPYFNAVMVVTSRGIMEAVDITSGEFAPQNPVPGVEALLIIRKIKEELKIF